From Sinorhizobium sp. RAC02, a single genomic window includes:
- a CDS encoding TRAP transporter small permease, producing the protein MVRIIDFSFWLLKAAIAALLAGMVVLVFGNVVLRYAFNTGITYSEELSRMFFVWLTFLGAVVAMREHGHLGVDSLLRRLPPTGAKVAVVAGQALMLWATWLMISGSWTQTVINLHVSAPATGISMGVFYGAGLAFGVPALLLILADMIGVLTGRIDVTTAEFVKDSEDEVALEHQPEPSLVTSSGKH; encoded by the coding sequence ATGGTTCGCATCATCGATTTCAGCTTCTGGCTGCTGAAGGCAGCGATTGCCGCCCTGCTTGCCGGCATGGTCGTCCTCGTCTTCGGCAACGTCGTCCTGCGCTACGCCTTCAACACGGGCATCACCTATTCGGAAGAACTGTCGCGCATGTTCTTCGTCTGGCTGACCTTTCTCGGCGCGGTCGTCGCCATGCGCGAACACGGCCATCTCGGTGTCGATTCCCTGCTGCGTCGTCTGCCGCCCACGGGCGCCAAGGTTGCCGTTGTTGCCGGGCAGGCGCTGATGCTCTGGGCGACGTGGCTGATGATCAGCGGAAGCTGGACACAGACCGTGATCAACCTTCACGTTTCGGCACCCGCGACGGGGATTTCCATGGGCGTCTTCTACGGCGCCGGCCTTGCCTTCGGTGTGCCCGCCTTGCTCCTCATCCTCGCCGATATGATCGGCGTTCTCACCGGCCGTATCGACGTCACCACCGCCGAATTCGTCAAGGACAGCGAGGACGAGGTGGCGCTGGAACACCAACCGGAGCCGTCCCTCGTCACGTCTTCCGGCAAACATTGA
- a CDS encoding TetR family transcriptional regulator, whose protein sequence is MVERAEASRKNDPERTKEDILVVATEEFSTHGLAGARVDAIAERTRTSKRMIYYYFGGKEGLYLSVLERAYRKIRTLEEDLKLASLAPEEALRTLISSTFDHDEANPDFVRLVSIENIHHAAHMLRSEAIRDLNVSVIETIAGILERGVAEGAFKRQADPIDVHMLISAFCFFRVSNRYTFGTIFRRDLSEPQTMTRHKGLIADAVIHYLKG, encoded by the coding sequence ATGGTAGAGCGGGCTGAGGCGAGTCGAAAGAACGATCCGGAGCGGACGAAGGAAGATATCCTCGTCGTCGCCACGGAGGAATTTTCGACCCATGGTCTCGCCGGCGCGCGTGTCGATGCCATCGCAGAGCGCACGCGCACGTCGAAGCGCATGATCTACTACTATTTCGGCGGCAAGGAGGGGCTCTATCTCTCCGTGCTGGAGCGCGCCTATCGCAAGATCCGCACGCTGGAGGAGGATCTCAAGCTCGCCAGCCTCGCGCCGGAAGAAGCACTCCGCACGCTCATCTCCAGCACCTTCGACCATGATGAGGCCAATCCGGATTTCGTGCGGCTGGTCAGCATCGAAAACATCCACCATGCCGCCCATATGCTGCGTTCGGAGGCGATCCGCGATCTCAACGTCTCGGTCATCGAAACGATCGCCGGCATCCTGGAACGCGGTGTCGCCGAGGGCGCTTTCAAGCGCCAGGCCGATCCGATCGACGTCCACATGCTGATCAGCGCCTTCTGCTTCTTCCGCGTCTCGAACCGCTACACCTTCGGAACGATTTTCCGGCGCGACCTGTCCGAACCGCAAACGATGACCCGGCACAAGGGCCTGATCGCAGACGCGGTTATCCACTATCTCAAGGGGTAG
- a CDS encoding arylsulfatase, with protein sequence MTNTFSRRLLSATAAVAMSLTAVPLGASTAGAQDAAAAKPNILVIFGDDVGQTNISAYSMGVVGYKTPNIDRIAKEGMMFTDYYAENSCTAGRSTFITGQTCLRTGLCKVGAPGVAVGLQAGDITIAQALKPLGYATGQFGKNHLGDRDEYLPTKHGFDEFFGNLYHLNAEEEPEAANWPGNDEEFLKAYSPRGVIKASADGKVEDTGPLTVKRMETIDDETTAAAIDFIDRQAKAKKPFFTWMNTTRMHLFTHVRPEYRGKSGMTGNEYGDGMWEHDQDVGKLLTKLDELGIADNTIVVYATDNGPNQFSWPDAATTPFRSEKDTNWEGAFRVPAMVRWPGHVQPGQVSNGMISGLDWFPTLLAAAGDPDVKSRLLSGWKPEGSDTSFKNHLDGYNQLDYITGKADKSARNEFYYFDDDGNLVSIRYDDWKVVFHEQRTPGGFGVWQDPLVTLRLPKLFNLRMDPYERADLVSDQYNDWLVKNDFLLVKGQLKGAAFLETFVKYPPSQRVASFNIEGVREQVDKAIDESFKARGIEK encoded by the coding sequence ATGACGAATACATTTTCACGTCGATTACTGAGTGCCACTGCCGCAGTCGCCATGTCCTTGACGGCGGTACCCCTGGGCGCCAGCACCGCAGGGGCGCAGGATGCGGCCGCCGCCAAACCCAACATCCTCGTCATCTTCGGCGATGATGTCGGCCAGACCAACATCTCCGCCTATTCGATGGGCGTCGTCGGCTACAAGACGCCGAATATCGACCGTATCGCCAAGGAAGGCATGATGTTCACGGACTACTATGCCGAGAACAGTTGCACCGCGGGCCGCTCGACATTCATCACCGGGCAGACCTGCCTGCGTACGGGACTGTGCAAGGTCGGTGCACCGGGTGTTGCGGTCGGCTTGCAGGCGGGTGACATCACCATTGCCCAGGCTTTGAAGCCGCTCGGTTATGCGACGGGCCAATTCGGCAAGAACCATCTCGGGGACCGCGACGAATACCTGCCGACCAAGCATGGTTTCGACGAGTTCTTCGGCAATCTCTATCATCTCAATGCCGAGGAGGAGCCCGAGGCTGCCAATTGGCCGGGAAATGACGAGGAATTCCTAAAAGCCTACTCTCCGCGCGGCGTGATCAAGGCATCGGCCGATGGCAAGGTCGAGGACACCGGTCCGCTGACCGTCAAGCGCATGGAGACCATCGACGACGAGACGACGGCGGCCGCCATCGACTTCATCGACCGCCAGGCGAAAGCGAAGAAGCCCTTCTTCACCTGGATGAACACGACCCGCATGCATTTGTTCACGCATGTCCGCCCGGAATACAGGGGCAAGAGCGGGATGACAGGCAATGAGTATGGCGACGGGATGTGGGAGCACGACCAGGACGTCGGCAAGCTCCTGACCAAGCTCGACGAGCTCGGCATTGCCGACAACACCATCGTCGTCTATGCGACCGACAACGGCCCTAACCAGTTCTCGTGGCCCGATGCGGCAACGACACCGTTCCGCAGCGAGAAGGATACCAATTGGGAAGGCGCATTCCGCGTTCCGGCAATGGTCCGCTGGCCGGGACATGTTCAGCCCGGACAGGTCTCCAACGGCATGATCTCCGGCCTTGATTGGTTCCCGACCCTGCTTGCCGCGGCTGGCGATCCCGATGTGAAGAGCCGTCTCCTCAGCGGCTGGAAGCCGGAAGGCAGCGATACGTCGTTCAAGAACCATCTCGACGGATACAACCAGCTCGACTACATCACCGGAAAGGCCGACAAGAGCGCGCGCAACGAGTTCTACTACTTCGATGACGACGGCAATCTTGTCTCCATTCGCTACGACGACTGGAAGGTGGTCTTCCATGAACAGCGCACGCCGGGTGGATTTGGCGTCTGGCAGGATCCCCTGGTCACCCTTCGTCTTCCCAAGCTCTTCAACCTCCGCATGGATCCCTATGAGCGGGCCGATCTCGTTTCCGACCAGTACAATGACTGGCTGGTGAAAAACGACTTCCTGCTCGTCAAGGGACAGTTGAAGGGGGCCGCCTTCCTCGAGACCTTCGTCAAGTACC